The DNA segment tttaaaaattgtaaacaaaaattattattattattaaaataataaaatatcattcaaaccCCTCTTCTATCAACCAACAATCCAAGTTTGAAGAGTgcccatattattttaattcatcTCTATTGCCCTTTGTATGTACTCCAATCAAGTCATcatcaattaatcaaataaaaaatatatatttgaatgtTAGTTTAATTACTTATATTAAAatagatatatttttttgtattttgtcGAATAtagttattattaattattttcaaaaaaatttcaaatcataaaaaatattgtatgttatatctgaaattaaaaaaaatattatttatattttgttaattatacatatatatatctttgTGTATTCTTTGGTTTTTTGCCTCtctttgataaaatttttggaccTGTTCTTGTGTATAGGCACTATCTCAATATACATTCAATGATTGAGATTTATCAATACGTGTGagtcatattatttttttagtagacctcataaatatttataaatcttCATCCATGACCATAACTACATTACTGAGATGGTGCGAGTAaatatatgatgaaattacTCGTGAAACACCGCTTCAAATTTGGGGGAAAAAAATCTGCTTTTCGATTTCATTAACAATCCGATTGTCgaatttttattgatgtgaCAAATTTTTAAATACGATAAAATTGGAAAATGGTTCCAATTTGTTGATTGTGGCAATCAATTCTCTTTCCTTGCAAACTTACCCATAATTGTATATTTGTATTACTTCATACATAACTCttctttttagttttttttcccctaaaatatttgtttttctCACAAGTTATCATAATCACATGTAAAAACTCTTAGATCATCCAATTGGTCAATTTTGTGAAACGATTAACCGATTcgaccaataaaaaaatattacaatttatgtcaaaagtaatatttttcacTATAAATATGAATCGGATCAACCCTTGTCACAAGAGCTCTAGTCTATTATTAAGGTTGTCGTTGAATTCAAAGAGTTGGATTTGAGAAAAATATTTGGGAGAAGGATTGTAGTAACTCTATTTCGTGGAAACTTGAGATTCATCGCACTGATAATTAGATGGATCCGAATACACACCATTAGCCAATTTAGTTTAGGTAATGTTTGATAGAGTTTTTAGAAAGCattttttaatcttttcttaataaaattttgaaattttgtcgACGAAAAGCTGACAAATGCTTCACAGAAGCTATCCTAAACACTAACTAAATCTTTGACGCTACCCGGCCCGTTCATCCATAAAATCTATAAAATTCTTTTAACTTCATGTAACGGGTTCGTGACCAATTGTTAATTGTAGAAAGATAAAATGGAATAGAATCCACTTATAACTTGCGGCAAAAGTTGACGAAAAGAATAAATCatctctttttattttaaagaaacaaataaaaacaattGACTATTCAAATTACACTTGCCTTGTATGCACGTATTCTTGGTCTCCATACCTTTCCTACGTCCATGCATGCAATATTTAGGTGCCATTTAATGCTGTATATGTCTTCTACTTCTAATTTTAGAGCTCCGAATTAGAAATTATGGCGGCGGCCTCTAGATTTTATCATGTACCAGTAATTTTCTCCGTTTTGCTACTTCTGATAACGGGTACGTATACTACTACTAATTTACTCTCTCTTTGGATATTGCAagtttatatatgtttttttgcaAGATTAGCAATGTATTGTGGGTGAACTTGTGCATGCATGCATGAACAGGACTACCATTTTCGGAATGCGGTAGAATCTTCACCATAGTGAACTACTGCAAGGAAACAATCTGGCCAGCCATCACACCCGGGGAGAGCTTCGGCGGCGGTGGATTCTCCCTCAAGCCTGGCCAGACAGAGGTACTTACCGCTCCGGTCGGTTGGTCGGGCCGCATATGGGGTCGAACCGGCTGCAACTTCGACCGGAACGGAAACGGCCCTTGCCAAACTGGTAGCTGCGGCACTTCTCTCAAATGCACCGCATCAGGCAAACCACCAGCCTCGTTAGCCGAATTCACGTTGGCTGGCACGGATTTCTACGACGTCAGTCTTGTCGACGGCTTCAACTTGCCGATGACCGTGACGCCGATAAATGGGAAGGGTAACTGTAGTGTTGCAGGCTGCTTTTCAGACTTGAGGCAGAATTGCCCGGCTGAACTGGCCGTGAAAGGTGGCGGAAGGACTGTGGCTTGCAGAAGTGCCTGTGATGTGCTCAACACAGACGAGTATTGCTGCCGGGGGGTGTATGGGAATCCGACTACATGCCAGCCTACGTACTATTCGAAAATATTCAAACAAGCTTGCCCCAAGGCATATAGTTATGCTTATGATGACCCGACCAGTATTTTTACGT comes from the Henckelia pumila isolate YLH828 chromosome 1, ASM3356847v2, whole genome shotgun sequence genome and includes:
- the LOC140876952 gene encoding pathogenesis-related thaumatin-like protein 3.5; the protein is MAAASRFYHVPVIFSVLLLLITGLPFSECGRIFTIVNYCKETIWPAITPGESFGGGGFSLKPGQTEVLTAPVGWSGRIWGRTGCNFDRNGNGPCQTGSCGTSLKCTASGKPPASLAEFTLAGTDFYDVSLVDGFNLPMTVTPINGKGNCSVAGCFSDLRQNCPAELAVKGGGRTVACRSACDVLNTDEYCCRGVYGNPTTCQPTYYSKIFKQACPKAYSYAYDDPTSIFTCSGTDYVVAFCSSRGQTMCTYHNQRLVCSGSVGSSPQYRWGMTIIALIIASATAILTF